The proteins below are encoded in one region of Grus americana isolate bGruAme1 chromosome 25, bGruAme1.mat, whole genome shotgun sequence:
- the SLC6A17 gene encoding sodium-dependent neutral amino acid transporter SLC6A17 isoform X1, whose protein sequence is MPKNSKVTQREHSSEHVTESVADLLAHEEPVDYKRSVLNVTGETWDKQKDGEEELDVENRPAWNSKLQYILAQIGYSVGLGNVWRFPYLCQKNGGGAYLVPYLVLLIIIGLPLFFLELAVGQRIRRGSIGVWNYICPRLGGIGYASCLVCFFVGLYYNVIIGWSIFYFFKSFQYPLPWSECPIVKNGSVAIVETECERSSATTYFWYRETLDISNSISESGGLNWKMTLCLLVAWSLVGLAMIKGIQSSGKVMYFSSLFPYVVLVCFLVRGLLLRGAVDGIMHMFTPKLDKMLDPQVWREAATQVFFALGLGFGGVIAFSSYNKQDNNCHFDATLVSFINFFTSVLATLVVFAVLGFKANIMNEKCVVENAEKILGYLNTNVLSHDLIPPHVNFSHLTAKDYNEMYRVIMTVKEGHFKELGLDACLLEDELNKSVQGTGLAFIAFTEAMTHFPASPFWSVMFFLMLINLGLGSMIGTMSGITTPIIDTFKVRKEVFTVGCCIFAFVVGLIFVQRSGNYFVTMFDDYSATLPLTVVVILENIAVAWIYGTKKFMQELTEMLGFQPYQFYYYTWKYVSPICMAVLMTASIIQLGVSPPGYSAWIREEAAEKFLFYPTWAMAILISLIILASLPLPLVFILRQFHLVSDGSNTLSVTYKKGRMMKDISNLEDNDETRFILSKVPSETPSPMPTHRSYLGPGSNSPMEMSSAPNGRYGSGYLLASTPESEL, encoded by the exons ATGCCGAAGAACAGCAAGGTGACGCAGCGGGAGCACAGCAGCGAGCATGTCACTGAGTCGGTGGCTGACTTGCTGGCCCACGAAGAGCCCGTGGACTACAAACGCAGCGTCCTCAATGTGACGGGGGAGACCTGGGACAAGCagaaggatggagaggaggagctggaTGTGGAGAACCGGCCGGCGTGGAACAGCAAGCTGCAGTACATCCTGGCACAGATCGGCTACTCCGTGGGGCTGGGCAACGTCTGGCGCTTCCCCTACCTCTGCCAGAAGAACGGAGGAG gTGCCTACCTGGTCCCATACCTGGTCCTGCTCATCATCATTGGcctccccctcttctttctggAGCTGGCGGTGGGGCAGCGGATCCGCCGGGGCAGCATCGGCGTCTGGAATTACATCTGTCCTCGCCTGGGGGGCATCGGCTATGCCAGCTGCCTT gtctgtttttttgttggtctCTATTACAATGTTATCATCGGCTGGAGCATCTTTTACTTCTTTAAGTCCTTCCAGTACCCTCTTCCCTGGAGCGAGTGCCCCATCGTGAAAAACGGCTCAGTGGCCA TTGTGGAGACCGAATGTGAGAGGAGCTCGGCCACCACCTACTTCTGGTACCGGGAGACCCTGGACATCTCCAACTCCATCTCGGAAAGCGGAGGGCTCAACTGGAAGATGACCCTTTGTCTGCTGGTGGCCTGGAGCCTTGTTGGCTTGGCCATGATCAAAGGCATCCAGTCTTCAGGGAAG GTGATGTACTTCAGCTCGCTCTTCCCCTACGTAGTGCTGGTTTGCTTCTTGGTGCGGGGACTTCTGCTGCGCGGGGCAGTGGATGGGATCATGCACATGTTCACACCCAAG CTGGACAAGATGCTGGACCCCCAGGTGTGGCGGGAGGCAGCTACACAGGTTTTCTTCGCCTTGGGCCTGGGCTTTGGAGGGGTCATTGCCTTCTCCAGCTACAACAAGCAGGACAACAACTGTCACTTTGATGCCACACTCGTCTCCTTCATCAACTTCTTCACGTCTGTCCTGGCCACCCTGGTTGTGTTTGCTGTGCTGGGCTTCAAGGCCAACATCATGAATGAGAAATGTGTGGTGGA GAACGCTGAGAAGATCTTGGGCTACCTGAACACCAACGTGTTGAGCCACGACCTCATCCCACCCCACGTGAACTTCTCCCACCTCACCGCCAAAGACTACAATGAGATGTACAGGGTGATCATGACAGTGAAAGAGGGGCACTTCAAAGAACTGGGCTTGGATGCCTGCTTGTTGGAGGACGAACTCAACAAG TCAGTGCAAGGAACTGGCCTGGCCTTCATTGCCTTCACAGAAGCCATGACCCACTTCCCAGCCTCACCGTTTTGGTCTGTCATGTTCTTCCTGATGCTGATAaacctggggctggggagcatgATCGGGACCATGTCAGGCATCACTACACCCATCATTGACACCTTCAAGGTGCGGAAGGAAGTGTTCACAG TCGGCTGCTGCATCTTCGCTTTCGTAGTAGGACTGATCTTTGTGCAGCGCTCTGGGAATTACTTTGTCACCATGTTTGATGATTACTCAGCCACGCTGCCGCTTACAGTCGTGGTCATCCTGGAGAACATCGCTGTGGCCTGGATTTACGGCACCAAGAA GTTCATGCAGGAGCTGACGGAAATGCTGGGTTTCCAGCCCTATCAGTTCTACTACTACACCTGGAAGTACGTGTCTCCCATCTGCATGGCCGTGCTCATGACAGCCAGCATCATCCAGCTGGGAGTCAGCCCCCCAGGCTACAGTGCATGGATCAGAGAGGAG GCTGCAGAAAAGTTCCTTTTCTACCCAACGTGGGCCATGGCTATTCTCATCTCTCTGATCATCCTGGcatcccttcctctgcctctggTCTTCATTCTCCGGCAGTTCCACCTTGTCTCGGATGGCTCCAATACCCTCTCTGTCACCTACAAGAAAGGCCGGATGATGAAGGACATCTCCAATTTGGAAGACAACGATGAGACCCGCTTCATCCTGAGCAAAGTGCCCAGTGAGACCCCGTCCCCCATGCCCACACACCGTTCCTACCTGGGTCCTGGGAGCAACTCCCCCATGGAAATGAGCAGTGCCCCCAATGGACGATACGGGAGTGGGTACCTTCTGGCCAGCACCCCTGAATCTGAACTGTGA
- the SLC6A17 gene encoding sodium-dependent neutral amino acid transporter SLC6A17 isoform X2 — protein sequence MERRSWMWRTGRRGTASCSTSWHRSATPWGWATSGASPTSARRTEELAVGQRIRRGSIGVWNYICPRLGGIGYASCLVCFFVGLYYNVIIGWSIFYFFKSFQYPLPWSECPIVKNGSVAIVETECERSSATTYFWYRETLDISNSISESGGLNWKMTLCLLVAWSLVGLAMIKGIQSSGKVMYFSSLFPYVVLVCFLVRGLLLRGAVDGIMHMFTPKLDKMLDPQVWREAATQVFFALGLGFGGVIAFSSYNKQDNNCHFDATLVSFINFFTSVLATLVVFAVLGFKANIMNEKCVVENAEKILGYLNTNVLSHDLIPPHVNFSHLTAKDYNEMYRVIMTVKEGHFKELGLDACLLEDELNKSVQGTGLAFIAFTEAMTHFPASPFWSVMFFLMLINLGLGSMIGTMSGITTPIIDTFKVRKEVFTVGCCIFAFVVGLIFVQRSGNYFVTMFDDYSATLPLTVVVILENIAVAWIYGTKKFMQELTEMLGFQPYQFYYYTWKYVSPICMAVLMTASIIQLGVSPPGYSAWIREEAAEKFLFYPTWAMAILISLIILASLPLPLVFILRQFHLVSDGSNTLSVTYKKGRMMKDISNLEDNDETRFILSKVPSETPSPMPTHRSYLGPGSNSPMEMSSAPNGRYGSGYLLASTPESEL from the exons atggagaggaggagctggaTGTGGAGAACCGGCCGGCGTGGAACAGCAAGCTGCAGTACATCCTGGCACAGATCGGCTACTCCGTGGGGCTGGGCAACGTCTGGCGCTTCCCCTACCTCTGCCAGAAGAACGGAGGAG CTGGCGGTGGGGCAGCGGATCCGCCGGGGCAGCATCGGCGTCTGGAATTACATCTGTCCTCGCCTGGGGGGCATCGGCTATGCCAGCTGCCTT gtctgtttttttgttggtctCTATTACAATGTTATCATCGGCTGGAGCATCTTTTACTTCTTTAAGTCCTTCCAGTACCCTCTTCCCTGGAGCGAGTGCCCCATCGTGAAAAACGGCTCAGTGGCCA TTGTGGAGACCGAATGTGAGAGGAGCTCGGCCACCACCTACTTCTGGTACCGGGAGACCCTGGACATCTCCAACTCCATCTCGGAAAGCGGAGGGCTCAACTGGAAGATGACCCTTTGTCTGCTGGTGGCCTGGAGCCTTGTTGGCTTGGCCATGATCAAAGGCATCCAGTCTTCAGGGAAG GTGATGTACTTCAGCTCGCTCTTCCCCTACGTAGTGCTGGTTTGCTTCTTGGTGCGGGGACTTCTGCTGCGCGGGGCAGTGGATGGGATCATGCACATGTTCACACCCAAG CTGGACAAGATGCTGGACCCCCAGGTGTGGCGGGAGGCAGCTACACAGGTTTTCTTCGCCTTGGGCCTGGGCTTTGGAGGGGTCATTGCCTTCTCCAGCTACAACAAGCAGGACAACAACTGTCACTTTGATGCCACACTCGTCTCCTTCATCAACTTCTTCACGTCTGTCCTGGCCACCCTGGTTGTGTTTGCTGTGCTGGGCTTCAAGGCCAACATCATGAATGAGAAATGTGTGGTGGA GAACGCTGAGAAGATCTTGGGCTACCTGAACACCAACGTGTTGAGCCACGACCTCATCCCACCCCACGTGAACTTCTCCCACCTCACCGCCAAAGACTACAATGAGATGTACAGGGTGATCATGACAGTGAAAGAGGGGCACTTCAAAGAACTGGGCTTGGATGCCTGCTTGTTGGAGGACGAACTCAACAAG TCAGTGCAAGGAACTGGCCTGGCCTTCATTGCCTTCACAGAAGCCATGACCCACTTCCCAGCCTCACCGTTTTGGTCTGTCATGTTCTTCCTGATGCTGATAaacctggggctggggagcatgATCGGGACCATGTCAGGCATCACTACACCCATCATTGACACCTTCAAGGTGCGGAAGGAAGTGTTCACAG TCGGCTGCTGCATCTTCGCTTTCGTAGTAGGACTGATCTTTGTGCAGCGCTCTGGGAATTACTTTGTCACCATGTTTGATGATTACTCAGCCACGCTGCCGCTTACAGTCGTGGTCATCCTGGAGAACATCGCTGTGGCCTGGATTTACGGCACCAAGAA GTTCATGCAGGAGCTGACGGAAATGCTGGGTTTCCAGCCCTATCAGTTCTACTACTACACCTGGAAGTACGTGTCTCCCATCTGCATGGCCGTGCTCATGACAGCCAGCATCATCCAGCTGGGAGTCAGCCCCCCAGGCTACAGTGCATGGATCAGAGAGGAG GCTGCAGAAAAGTTCCTTTTCTACCCAACGTGGGCCATGGCTATTCTCATCTCTCTGATCATCCTGGcatcccttcctctgcctctggTCTTCATTCTCCGGCAGTTCCACCTTGTCTCGGATGGCTCCAATACCCTCTCTGTCACCTACAAGAAAGGCCGGATGATGAAGGACATCTCCAATTTGGAAGACAACGATGAGACCCGCTTCATCCTGAGCAAAGTGCCCAGTGAGACCCCGTCCCCCATGCCCACACACCGTTCCTACCTGGGTCCTGGGAGCAACTCCCCCATGGAAATGAGCAGTGCCCCCAATGGACGATACGGGAGTGGGTACCTTCTGGCCAGCACCCCTGAATCTGAACTGTGA